The following coding sequences lie in one Effusibacillus lacus genomic window:
- a CDS encoding ABC transporter ATP-binding protein — MRSSAAKVQRFSLVETNVPEEKKILIHSISKEYRTKTGSFLALDNVSIHVCQNEFVSLVGPSGCGKSTLLRILAGLEEATSGTISVSGHEIEGPGADRGMVFQSYTLFPWLTVRENIEFGLSLKKVPPKQRKEVSDRYLELVSLVPFADSYPKELSGGMKQRVAIARALANSPEVLLMDEPFAALDAQTKSEMQELLLDIWEKEKTTVVFITHDIEEAIFLSQRLYVMQSHPGRIELEVQIPDELRRKKHVKDSEAFIRLKREIISLLQKKKG; from the coding sequence ATGAGAAGTTCCGCTGCGAAGGTGCAAAGATTTTCTCTTGTGGAAACAAACGTACCGGAAGAAAAGAAAATCCTTATTCATTCCATTTCCAAGGAATATCGGACAAAAACCGGATCCTTTCTTGCCCTGGACAATGTGTCGATTCACGTTTGTCAAAATGAATTTGTTTCGCTTGTTGGCCCATCCGGATGCGGCAAATCCACTTTGTTAAGAATCCTGGCCGGATTGGAAGAGGCAACTTCAGGAACCATTTCGGTATCGGGACATGAAATTGAGGGGCCCGGAGCCGATAGGGGAATGGTATTTCAGTCTTATACCCTTTTTCCCTGGTTAACGGTCAGGGAGAACATTGAATTTGGCCTCAGCCTGAAAAAAGTTCCGCCTAAACAGAGAAAAGAAGTATCTGACCGTTATTTGGAACTGGTCTCGTTAGTACCCTTTGCGGATTCCTATCCGAAAGAACTGTCAGGCGGAATGAAGCAGCGTGTGGCGATCGCACGTGCCCTAGCGAATTCCCCGGAAGTTTTGTTGATGGATGAACCGTTTGCAGCGCTTGATGCCCAAACCAAAAGTGAGATGCAGGAACTCTTGTTGGATATATGGGAGAAAGAAAAAACCACTGTGGTCTTCATCACTCACGATATTGAAGAGGCGATTTTTCTGTCGCAGCGTCTGTATGTGATGCAATCGCATCCCGGACGCATTGAATTGGAAGTGCAAATTCCGGATGAGTTGCGGCGGAAGAAACATGTCAAAGATTCGGAAGCGTTTATTCGTTTAAAAAGGGAGATTATTTCTCTACTTCAAAAAAAGAAAGGTTGA
- a CDS encoding agmatinase family protein: MGFFDNHGLGYKQKQGPSGFKREDLMGIQAAFKEEAIPTVKSEEEIQRSLEYGLEAAESIEDRTISCFSRGELPHYAGINTFLKVPFLEDVREVGNYDVAFMGVPFDIGTTYRPGTRFGPQAIRRISSLYTPYNYEIGVDLRESLNMCDLGDVFTIGNIEKSFDQITKAVSHVFSNGTMPIIFGGDHSIGFPCVRGVAENVEGNIGIIHLDRHADIQEKDMDERMHTTPWFHATNIPNAPAVNLVQVGIGGWQVPRPGVKVARERGTTILTINDVENMGIEKAVEIALEVAWKGAKAVYLSFDIDSVDCGFVPGTGWPEPGGFLPREALKFLQLVAREGICAMEVVEVSPPYDISDTTALLAARAALDVLATMVDHGKIGKKFATP; this comes from the coding sequence ATGGGGTTCTTTGATAATCACGGACTAGGTTACAAGCAAAAACAAGGTCCCTCCGGCTTTAAGCGTGAAGATTTAATGGGAATTCAGGCCGCTTTTAAAGAGGAAGCGATTCCGACTGTAAAAAGTGAGGAAGAGATTCAAAGATCTTTGGAATACGGTCTGGAAGCGGCAGAAAGCATTGAAGATCGCACCATTTCCTGTTTCAGCAGAGGCGAACTGCCGCATTATGCGGGGATTAACACCTTCCTGAAGGTCCCTTTTTTGGAGGATGTCCGAGAAGTGGGGAACTATGATGTGGCGTTTATGGGAGTGCCTTTTGATATCGGAACCACTTACCGCCCGGGAACAAGGTTCGGTCCGCAGGCAATCCGCCGGATCTCCAGTTTGTATACCCCCTATAATTATGAAATTGGTGTTGATTTACGCGAATCGTTGAACATGTGTGATCTGGGGGATGTTTTTACAATCGGAAATATTGAGAAAAGCTTTGATCAGATAACGAAAGCCGTTTCTCACGTCTTCTCCAACGGTACAATGCCGATTATTTTCGGGGGAGATCATTCGATCGGATTTCCCTGTGTCCGCGGGGTTGCCGAGAACGTGGAAGGAAACATCGGGATTATTCACCTGGATCGTCATGCCGACATTCAGGAGAAAGATATGGATGAGCGAATGCATACAACGCCCTGGTTTCATGCCACGAACATCCCAAATGCACCCGCAGTCAATCTTGTTCAGGTCGGAATCGGCGGGTGGCAGGTCCCGCGACCGGGTGTGAAAGTCGCACGGGAACGCGGAACCACAATTTTAACAATCAATGATGTGGAAAACATGGGAATTGAAAAAGCGGTCGAAATTGCGCTAGAAGTGGCATGGAAAGGGGCCAAGGCCGTTTATCTCAGTTTTGATATCGATTCGGTGGACTGCGGTTTTGTACCTGGGACGGGTTGGCCGGAACCGGGCGGCTTTTTGCCCAGGGAAGCTTTAAAGTTCCTGCAATTGGTGGCCAGGGAAGGCATTTGCGCAATGGAGGTTGTGGAAGTTTCACCTCCTTATGATATCAGCGACACTACAGCCTTGTTGGCTGCAAGGGCGGCGCTTGATGTGCTGGCAACCATGGTGGATCACGGAAAAATCGGCAAGAAATTTGCCACACCCTAA
- a CDS encoding energy-coupling factor ABC transporter permease, giving the protein MHIPDGFLDTRTWMTLTAVSAVGVSLALKKAKLAMDESRVPLIGITAAFIFASQMINFPVAGATSGHLNGATLAAILFGPWVSVLVMTTVTFIQTLFFQDGGITALGANLFNLGMLTSFIGYGLYRPFAGVRNRNVKLLGVFAASWTAVVVSSAGVAVELALSGTAPLVPAMKAMIGWHSLIGIGEGIVTVTLLRYLMERKTSWNPLLSVNREG; this is encoded by the coding sequence ATGCACATTCCGGATGGCTTTCTTGATACCAGGACCTGGATGACTCTGACTGCGGTTTCGGCAGTCGGGGTAAGCCTTGCCCTGAAAAAAGCAAAACTGGCAATGGATGAATCCAGGGTGCCGTTAATTGGCATCACAGCCGCTTTTATCTTTGCTTCGCAAATGATCAACTTTCCCGTGGCGGGAGCAACATCCGGCCATCTCAACGGGGCGACATTGGCTGCCATTCTGTTTGGCCCCTGGGTGTCTGTTCTGGTTATGACAACTGTAACTTTCATCCAGACCCTCTTTTTTCAGGATGGCGGCATCACGGCTCTTGGCGCCAATTTGTTCAATCTGGGGATGCTTACTTCGTTTATAGGGTATGGTTTGTACCGGCCATTTGCAGGTGTACGGAATCGAAATGTAAAACTTCTAGGCGTATTCGCTGCATCATGGACAGCCGTTGTAGTATCTTCCGCCGGAGTGGCGGTTGAATTGGCGCTGTCCGGAACGGCTCCCCTGGTTCCCGCCATGAAAGCCATGATTGGCTGGCATTCTTTGATTGGGATCGGAGAAGGAATTGTTACCGTCACCTTGCTTCGGTATCTGATGGAACGCAAGACTTCCTGGAATCCTTTGCTGTCCGTAAACAGGGAGGGATAA
- a CDS encoding PDGLE domain-containing protein, translating to MKRIKGFAGAGITVSLLLGGFISPFASSKPDGLERSAIELGFMEKETGTIWTSPFADYTVANIEHSFFSTSIAGLLGTLLTLLTMITLGRWWVRKTESARKKG from the coding sequence ATGAAACGGATAAAAGGATTCGCAGGAGCGGGAATCACGGTCTCCCTTTTATTGGGCGGTTTTATCTCTCCATTCGCGTCTTCAAAACCAGACGGTCTGGAAAGATCTGCGATTGAATTGGGATTTATGGAAAAGGAAACGGGGACAATCTGGACTTCCCCTTTTGCTGATTACACAGTGGCCAATATCGAACATTCCTTTTTCTCAACGAGCATTGCCGGACTTCTGGGAACGTTGCTGACGCTGCTGACCATGATTACTTTGGGAAGGTGGTGGGTGCGTAAAACCGAGTCCGCCAGAAAGAAGGGATAA
- a CDS encoding ATP-binding cassette domain-containing protein produces MLAIEVEHLIYQYPDSTRALDDISFQIPAGTKAAILGPNGAGKSTLMHHLNGLLLPQQGTVRIMGETVNRKTAAAIRRKVGLVFQDPDDQVFSSTVWDDVAFGPANMGLDEEEISLRCDTALGAVGMREFKNKPPYHLSYGQKKRVAIAGVMAMHPDVIILDEPMAYLDPRGKDEVASLLQGLSFMGKTILIATHDVDFAAAWADAILLMKDRKLLASGGTELLVERKYIEQADLHLPRVARPFQMVPALKVERLPRNDQEAARLLWNLVCKK; encoded by the coding sequence ATGCTAGCGATCGAAGTCGAACATCTCATCTATCAGTATCCCGACTCGACCCGGGCGCTCGACGACATCTCATTTCAGATTCCGGCAGGAACCAAGGCAGCCATTCTCGGCCCCAATGGTGCAGGCAAATCAACTCTGATGCATCATTTGAACGGCTTGCTGCTTCCGCAGCAGGGGACTGTGCGCATTATGGGGGAAACAGTAAACCGGAAAACAGCAGCCGCGATCAGAAGGAAAGTGGGATTGGTCTTCCAAGATCCGGATGATCAGGTGTTCTCTTCAACTGTCTGGGACGATGTTGCTTTTGGGCCTGCCAATATGGGGCTGGATGAAGAAGAAATCTCTCTGCGATGCGATACCGCACTGGGAGCCGTGGGGATGAGGGAATTCAAGAATAAGCCCCCGTATCATTTAAGTTACGGGCAGAAAAAAAGAGTGGCAATAGCAGGAGTTATGGCGATGCATCCGGACGTTATCATTCTGGATGAACCCATGGCGTATCTGGACCCCCGGGGAAAAGACGAGGTTGCTTCGTTGCTGCAAGGCTTGAGTTTTATGGGGAAAACGATTTTGATTGCCACCCACGATGTGGATTTTGCCGCTGCTTGGGCGGATGCAATCCTATTAATGAAAGATAGGAAGTTATTGGCCTCCGGTGGAACCGAGCTCTTGGTAGAACGGAAATACATTGAGCAGGCGGATCTACATTTGCCAAGAGTGGCCCGGCCCTTTCAAATGGTTCCCGCCCTAAAAGTTGAGCGGTTACCGCGTAACGATCAGGAAGCGGCTCGCCTTCTCTGGAATTTGGTTTGCAAGAAATGA